Sequence from the Sphingomonas koreensis genome:
TCTTCGCGCTCGCGCTCGCCGACGCGAAGACCTCCGACATCCTCCGGCCCGAGCGCGAGAAGGAGTGCGTCCAGATCTACGAGGAATACGCCAACGGCGGCCTTGAGCTGATCCAGTCGTGGATCGACCGCTTCGCCGATCTCGACGTCGAGGACGCAGTCTGGCGAGGGCTGAACTCGATCGGGGTCCGACCGCCGGCCGCGGCGAAGCCGACGGCCGAAGTGGTCGCGCCCTCCTTCTGATGTTCCGCTCGCTGGGGCTGCGGACGAACTACACGTCTGAGGCCGACGACCTCTACAACGACTTCTTCCTGCCCACGCTCAGCGCGGCCACGAGCTACCGCCGCGCCGTGGGCTTCTTCTCGCTGGGCGTACTGCTGAACGCGCCAGCGGCGATGTCGACGCTCGTCGCGAGCGGGGGCCGCATCCAGCTGATCTTCGGCAAGCTCGTCGCGCCGGAGGACTTCGACGCGATTACGGAGGGCGAGCGCCTGCCGTGGGACGAGACCGAACTGCCCAGCTTCGAGCAGCTGATCGGCGAGCACCCCGGCAGCCTGCTCGAATACCGGATCCGGCTGCTCGCCTGGCTCTTCAGGTCGGGCCGGCTGGAGATGAAGGTGGCGGTGCGCCCGAGAGGGATGTTCCATCAGAAGATCGGCCTGCTCGAGGACAAGCTCGGCGACGTCGTGTCCTTCAGCGGATCGATGAACGAGACGATGCACGCGCTCGACCCGCGCTTCAACTCGGAGGAGATCACCGTCTTCCGGTCTTGGACCGAGGGGCAGAAGGGCTACGTCGAGAACCACGCCGCCAACTTCTCGCGGCTATGGTCGGGAGAAACGGGCAGCTCGACGATCGTCTGCGGCATTCCCGAGGCGGTCGAGGAGGGACTGAACTTCGTGATGGAGCGCTTCCCGGACCGCCCCACCAGCGATCAGGAGCAGGAGCGGATACGCGCGTTCGTCGAACGCCGCACGGGGACGACGACCTCGCAGCCGAAGGTTCCGGCCACGATCCACGGCTCGCCCTTCGCCATGCGCGAGCATCAGCTGGACGCCCTCCGGGCATGGGCCGCGAACGGACACAACGGCATCCTCGAACTGGCGACCGGTGCCGGAAAGACCATCACGGCGATCTACGCCGCGACCCGCATCGCGGAGGCGAACGAGGGCATCGCCCTGATCGTGGCGGTCCCCTACCAGGATCTCGCCGATCAATGGGTCTCCGAGCTCGCGATGTTCAACATCCATGCGATCCGCTGCTACGGCTCGCGGTCGGAGTGGGAGGCGACCGTCCAGGCATACCTGCGCCGCAACAGAGGCGAACAGCGCGAGTTCCTCGCCATCGTCGTGGTCAACCGCACGCTGAAGACCGATCACTTCCAGGCGTTCGCCGGGCAGCTGGACCAGGACCGGCTGTTCTTCATCGGTGACGAATGCCACCATCACGGCGGTGTCGGCTTCGTGGGCAAGCTGCTACCCGGCGCCAGGTTCCGGCTGGGGCTCTCGGCCACGCCGTTCCACTACATGGACGACGACGCGAACAAGCGGCTGAAGGCGGTCTACGACAAGCCGGTGTTCGAATACGGCCTCGCCGACGCCGTTCAGGACAAGGTGCTCACGCCCTACGAATACTTCCCGGTGCCGGTGGAGCTTACCGAACGCGAGGCGCAGGACTACCTCGACCTGTCGGACCAGATCGCGCGCGCCTTCATGGCCGCGAAGAGCGACATGGCCTCGCCGAGCGGGGAACGCTTGAAGGCCCTGCTCATGCGGCGGGCGAGGCTCGTCGGCGCCGCCGAGAACAAGATGGTCGAGCTCGATCGGCTCCTTGAAGGGCGCAAGGTTGCTAAGCACTCGCTCTTCTACTGCAGCGACGGCCGGACCCTCGTGGACGACGACGACGAAGGCGATGGTGACGCAGACGGCGGTCAGGCCGAGATGAAGCAGCGTCACGCGGTGGCGCAGATGCTGCTCCGCCGCGGTGTCAGCGTGTCGCCGTTCACGTCCGACGAGAACCGCTGGCAGCGACGCGAGATCCTGCGGCGGTTCAAGGATGGCGAGACCGAGGCGATGGTCGCGATCCGCTGCCTCGACGAGGGCATCGACGTGCCGGCCTGCAGGACGGCCTACCTCATCGCGAGCTCGCGCAACCCCAGGCAGTTCATCCAGCGGCGCGGGCGCATCCTGCGCCGGTCACCCGGAAAGGACCACGCCACGATCTTCGACTTCGTCGTCGTCATGCCGGATGGCCACACCGCCGGCGAGGACAAGGCCGGTGACTTCCTCCGAAACGAACTCGCGCGCGTCGCCGACTTCGCGCGCAACTCATTGTATCCTTCAAGCTCCGTCGAATCGCTGCTTCCATGGCTGAGACGCTACGACCTGGAGCACTTGGCAGCCTGACCGGTTCGAAGAGCGGACCGCGCTGGACCGAGCCGCGAGACAAGCCTAAATGGCGCAGCTGAAAAAGGCTCGTCGTAAGCGTGCCCGGTTCTCGCCGCCGGCCGACCGGGCCTCCCCCGCAAACCAATCCCGAGCGACCTATTGTTTCCGAACAAAGCGATCTTAATTCCCGATCAGAATATGAACCAGAACGGGGTCACATTTTGATCGAAGAGTTGCGTGAGGCGCGGCGCGCGGCAGGATGGTCCCAGCAGACACTTGCCAAACGGCTCGGCGTCGATTCGCAGTCAATAAAGCGGCTGGAGAAAGGGGTGGGCTCTGTCCGCACGCTGGTAATGGCGATGACCGCGCTGGACTTTCGCCTGACCGGACTGGGGGCGGGCAAAACATTGCACCAGCAGTTGCGCGCCACACGTCAGCGGCGATCGATTTCGCTGGCAGAGCTAGCTGCGAGGACGGGCCTTTCCAAAACGACCATCGCGAGTCTCGAGCGCGGCGACGGATCGGTTGCGAGCCTCCTTCGACTGCTGGCGGTGCTTGCGCCTCGCGTTCGTCGGCGCGCGCCAGAACGGGCGTATTGGGGGCAGGATCAGAAGGATGATCGCGATAGTCGCTTTACCCCAGGCGACTTCATGGCCAACATCTACGAGGCGTTTGGCGATATCGCCATCGATCCATGCGCAAACGCCGCGAGCCCAGTTATTGCCCGACGCAGGATATTGCTTGACGAGGGCGGTGATGGTCTAGTCGATGACTGGTCTGGCGAACTTGCCTTCGTCAATCCGCCATTTTCCGAGCTGCTCAAGTGGCTGCGTCGCGCGCACGATCAGTGGCGAGCAGGCAATGTCAAAACGGTCGTCTGTCTCGTGCCGGTGCGGACTGATTCACGTTGGTTTCATGATACCCTCAGTGCAGACGCCGATATTTACCTGCTCCAAGGGCGAGTGAAATTTCTGGATGTCAGCGGAAAAGCGCAGCACACGCCATTCTCGTTGATGTTGGTGACACTTGGCGCGACCCCCCGCCAGAAGCAGCGCTATGCTGGTCTGGTGCCCGGATTTTGGCTGGCGCGCGACGATCTCGCAATAGCTAGGTGAATGAGACCGCGCCAGTATTAGCCAGTTTGTCGGCGTTTGAAGTCGAGCTGTAATTGACGAAGTGTGCGCTTCAGCCGAGTTCGTAGGGCCGCCAAGCCACGCTGGTCCAGA
This genomic interval carries:
- a CDS encoding DEAD/DEAH box helicase family protein; the protein is MFRSLGLRTNYTSEADDLYNDFFLPTLSAATSYRRAVGFFSLGVLLNAPAAMSTLVASGGRIQLIFGKLVAPEDFDAITEGERLPWDETELPSFEQLIGEHPGSLLEYRIRLLAWLFRSGRLEMKVAVRPRGMFHQKIGLLEDKLGDVVSFSGSMNETMHALDPRFNSEEITVFRSWTEGQKGYVENHAANFSRLWSGETGSSTIVCGIPEAVEEGLNFVMERFPDRPTSDQEQERIRAFVERRTGTTTSQPKVPATIHGSPFAMREHQLDALRAWAANGHNGILELATGAGKTITAIYAATRIAEANEGIALIVAVPYQDLADQWVSELAMFNIHAIRCYGSRSEWEATVQAYLRRNRGEQREFLAIVVVNRTLKTDHFQAFAGQLDQDRLFFIGDECHHHGGVGFVGKLLPGARFRLGLSATPFHYMDDDANKRLKAVYDKPVFEYGLADAVQDKVLTPYEYFPVPVELTEREAQDYLDLSDQIARAFMAAKSDMASPSGERLKALLMRRARLVGAAENKMVELDRLLEGRKVAKHSLFYCSDGRTLVDDDDEGDGDADGGQAEMKQRHAVAQMLLRRGVSVSPFTSDENRWQRREILRRFKDGETEAMVAIRCLDEGIDVPACRTAYLIASSRNPRQFIQRRGRILRRSPGKDHATIFDFVVVMPDGHTAGEDKAGDFLRNELARVADFARNSLYPSSSVESLLPWLRRYDLEHLAA
- a CDS encoding DNA N-6-adenine-methyltransferase yields the protein MIEELREARRAAGWSQQTLAKRLGVDSQSIKRLEKGVGSVRTLVMAMTALDFRLTGLGAGKTLHQQLRATRQRRSISLAELAARTGLSKTTIASLERGDGSVASLLRLLAVLAPRVRRRAPERAYWGQDQKDDRDSRFTPGDFMANIYEAFGDIAIDPCANAASPVIARRRILLDEGGDGLVDDWSGELAFVNPPFSELLKWLRRAHDQWRAGNVKTVVCLVPVRTDSRWFHDTLSADADIYLLQGRVKFLDVSGKAQHTPFSLMLVTLGATPRQKQRYAGLVPGFWLARDDLAIAR